From one Macadamia integrifolia cultivar HAES 741 unplaced genomic scaffold, SCU_Mint_v3 scaffold836, whole genome shotgun sequence genomic stretch:
- the LOC122070144 gene encoding 1-aminocyclopropane-1-carboxylate oxidase homolog 1-like, whose translation MVIISSTPTYDRTKELREFDETKEGVKGLVDAGVVKVPRIFIHPPDTLHDLPSQLGSSQSLCQTYLTVPIIDLQEITETQSSRKEVVEKIGEASERWGFFQVVNHGIPEIVLQEMLEGVRKFYEQDMEIKKQFYTRDALGKKVVYNSNFDLYTSPTANWRDTMYCVMGPQPLDPQELPPVCRGILMEYSKQVTKLGIVLFELLSESLGLNSKHLIDMGCAEGHALLSHYYPACPEPELTLGISKHSDNDFLTILLQDQIGGLQVVHQNQWVDVSPTPGTLIINIGDLLQLITNDRFKSIEHRVVARSIGPRVSVAYFFTTGVQSSTKIYGPIKELLSKDNPPVYRETTVKEYTAYYREKRAHGASALPHFKL comes from the exons ATGGTGATCATCTCCTCAACTCCAACTTATGACCGAACAAAAGAGTTGAGAGAGTTCGATGAAACTAAAGAAGGTGTGAAGGGTCTCGTTGACGCCGGCGTTGTTAAGGTCCCTCGTATCTTCATCCACCCACCTGATACCCTCCATGACTTACCTTCTCAACTGGGTTCCAGTCAGAGTCTCTGCCAGACCTATCTCACGGTTCCGATCATAGACCTGCAGGAGATCACAGAAACTCAAAGTAGTAGGAAGGAAGTAGTAGAAAAAATCGGGGAAGCCTCGGAGAGATGGGGTTTCTTCCAGGTGGTGAATCATGGGATCCCTGAGATTGTGTTGCAAGAGATGCTGGAAGGAGTTCGAAAGTTCTACGAGCAAGATATGGAGATCAAGAAACAATTTTACACTCGCGATGCCTTGGGTAAGAAGGTTGTCTACAACTCCAATTTTGACCTATACACCTCTCCCACTGCTAATTGGAGAGATACCATGTATTGCGTAATGGGTCCTCAGCCTCTTGATCCTCAAGAACTGCCTCCCGTTTGCAG AGGGATATTGATGGAATACTCCAAGCAAGTAACGAAGTTGGGGATTGTTTTGTTCGAGTTGCTGTCGGAGTCTCTGGGGCTTAACTCCAAACACTTGATAGACATGGGTTGTGCAGAGGGTCATGCTCTTCTCTCTCACTACTATCCCGCCTGCCCTGAGCCTGAACTGACTCTCGGCATAAGTAAGCACTCAGACAATGATTTCCTAACCATCCTTCTCCAAGACCAAATCGGTGGACTCCAAGTTGTTCATCAGAACCAATGGGTTGATGTTTCCCCCACACCCGGAACTCTCATCATCAACATTGGAGATCTTCTGCAACTCATAACTAATGATAGATTTAAAAGCATTGAACATCGAGTAGTGGCTCGCAGCATAGGCCCAAGGGTTTCTGTGGCATATTTCTTCACTACAGGTGTTCAATCATCCACAAAGATTTATGGGCCAATAAAGGAGTTGTTGTCAAAAGACAACCCACCCGTCTATAGGGAAACCACAGTCAAAGAGTATACTGCATATTACAGAGAGAAGAGAGCTCATGGTGCCTCTGCTTTGCCACATTTCAAGCTGTGA